One region of Candidatus Saccharibacteria bacterium genomic DNA includes:
- a CDS encoding recombinase family protein — MEYEPHIQNAVAAIRVSTTKQGTQGDSPEAQKEQIERYAQSRGICIKKLFLFLESASKEQQPMQEAIDYCKNPKHKIDLFIVKSIDRFTRGGSYSYSQLKMQLDNANVHLTDIHGIIGAQKVNTLEHLGLSYKWSVYDPTKNSEILEAERASDEKRDIMTRMIGSQIRYARLGYWVRRAPLGYKNVHVETINGNRSVLEPHPQQSQWIIKMFELRCRGTLDDDSIVREINKLGFHTPVKFVRHEHDKTRIIAKKGGRPLKIKTLHAYLANPVYAGINAERWLMGKAVRCRFDGLVSIEMFNQANRGRITIVEEGDEVRIVENKMETRVPKQSLTRCTHINAWWHARHVVLCC, encoded by the coding sequence ATGGAATACGAGCCACATATTCAAAATGCCGTCGCTGCAATACGCGTGTCCACGACCAAGCAAGGGACGCAGGGCGATTCGCCAGAAGCACAAAAGGAACAGATAGAGCGGTATGCCCAAAGCCGCGGGATATGCATCAAAAAGCTGTTTTTATTTCTTGAATCGGCATCGAAGGAGCAGCAGCCTATGCAGGAAGCGATTGATTACTGTAAAAATCCAAAACACAAGATTGACCTGTTTATAGTGAAGTCGATAGATAGATTCACGCGTGGTGGCTCATACTCATATAGTCAGCTTAAAATGCAGCTCGATAATGCAAATGTTCACCTGACTGATATCCATGGAATTATAGGCGCGCAAAAAGTGAATACGCTTGAACACTTAGGCCTCAGCTACAAATGGAGCGTGTATGATCCGACGAAAAATTCAGAGATATTAGAGGCAGAGCGCGCGAGTGACGAAAAGCGAGATATCATGACGCGCATGATAGGTTCTCAGATTCGCTATGCGCGCTTAGGCTACTGGGTTCGGCGTGCACCGCTTGGATATAAAAATGTTCATGTCGAAACGATCAATGGCAATCGATCTGTTTTGGAGCCGCATCCGCAACAAAGCCAATGGATTATCAAGATGTTCGAGTTGCGCTGCAGGGGGACGCTCGACGATGACTCAATTGTGCGCGAAATAAATAAGCTTGGTTTTCATACGCCCGTTAAATTTGTGCGCCATGAACATGACAAGACACGAATTATTGCCAAAAAGGGCGGCAGGCCTCTCAAAATTAAGACTCTTCATGCATATCTTGCTAACCCTGTATATGCTGGCATCAATGCTGAGCGTTGGCTCATGGGCAAAGCGGTTAGATGTAGGTTTGATGGTCTTGTTTCCATTGAGATGTTCAATCAAGCAAACCGCGGACGCATAACTATCGTGGAGGAGGGAGACGAAGTTCGAATCGTAGAGAATAAAATGGAAACGCGAGTACCAAAACAAAGTTTAACCCGATGTACCCATATAAACGCGTGGTGGCATGCCCGACATGTGGTGCTTTGTTGTTAG
- a CDS encoding helix-turn-helix transcriptional regulator, whose translation MSDTDFLEQISANLLKIRKQQRYTQRELAKLAGLNSNYYAKVERGEGMPSIKTIHKLAKALKVTATDIVGF comes from the coding sequence GTGAGTGACACTGATTTCTTAGAACAAATTTCCGCTAATCTATTGAAAATACGCAAACAGCAGCGCTACACTCAGCGTGAGCTTGCTAAGCTAGCAGGCTTGAACTCGAACTACTACGCAAAAGTTGAACGCGGCGAGGGCATGCCATCTATTAAGACCATCCATAAACTTGCCAAAGCCCTAAAGGTCACCGCGACCGACATCGTCGGGTTCTAG